The following proteins are co-located in the Salvelinus namaycush isolate Seneca chromosome 33, SaNama_1.0, whole genome shotgun sequence genome:
- the LOC120028021 gene encoding pollen-specific leucine-rich repeat extensin-like protein 1 produces MEPVDPAEEKEKDNPTSPAKTPGPTPPPSPHSKKRQHSNSVSTSASRKTSKDESSHSHKASKEEKPGLKISKDESSHSHKANKEEKPGLKISKEERSSRKLSKEERVSIAAEPPRAAAPSSQIRYKEAPAKPPKAPEPGPTNAPPPQVRYEEAPAPAKPPKAPEPGPTNVPPHQPAVPQTVAGPGNGMGQLHSQYHSYYVKAPSRGPLPPEPEPEEDEEPSQLTLARMAPPTPKPTPTSEPCKLRKQDSLKPKSLAETKKASMEMAEGKEEENAPNSILVAMVMLLNIGLAIIFVHFLT; encoded by the coding sequence ATGGAGCCAGTAGATCCTGCtgaagagaaggagaaagacaaCCCCACCAGCCCTGCCAAGACCCCCGGGCCCACCCCTCCCCCATCGCCCCACAGCAAGAAGAGACAGCACAGCAACAGCGTCTCCACCTCCGCCTCCCGCAAGACCAGCAAGGACGAATCATCACACAGTCACAAGGCCAGCAAAGAGGAGAAGCCGGGCCTTAAGATCAGCAAGGACGAATCATCACACAGTCACAAGGCCAACAAAGAGGAGAAGCCGGGCCTTAAGATCAGCAAGGAGGAGCGGTCGAGCAGAAAGTTGAGTAAAGAGGAGAGGGTGTCCATCGCTGCCGAGCCTCCAAGAGCTGCTGCTCCCTCTTCCCAGATTAGATACAAGGAGGCTCCGGCCAAACCCCCCAAGGCCCCGGAGCCCGGCCCCACTAACGCACCACCTCCCCAGGTCAGATACGAGGAGGCTCCAGCTCCAGCCAAACCCCCCAAGGCCCCAGAGCCCGGCCCCACCAACGTACCACCTCACCAGCCTGCTGTTCCGCAGACGGTGGCGGGTCCTGGTAATGGAATGGGACAGCTCCACTCCCAGTATCATAGCTACTACGTCAAAGCTCCCTCCAGGGGACCCCTGCCGCCGGAACCTGAGCCTGAGGAGGACGAGGAGCCCAGTCAGCTGACCCTGGCCAGGATGGCCCCGCCAACCCCCAAACCGACGCCCACCAGCGAGCCGTGCAAACTCAGGAAGCAGGATTCGCTAAAACCAAAGAGCCTGGCAGAGACCAAGAAGGCCAGTATGGAGATGGctgaggggaaggaggaagagaat